ATAGCCGTTCAGGCCCCAGGAAGTCGGGTCGGTGAAGCGATGCCCTCCGTGAACGGTTACCTCGACCGATTCGTCTCGAAGTTGGCGACCGATGCGGGTTAAAGTCTCGCCGATGTAGAGGAGTCACGCACATGAACCCCGCCCCGCCTTCGCCCGGCACCGCTGGTCACGGACGCTTCGTGGACCGGCACCTCGGCTCCACGCCGGCCGAGATCGAACAGCTGCTGGCAGCTGTCGAATGCCCTTCTCTTGACGATCTGGTGCACTCGACGCTGCCCGAGGCCCTGCTCGGGCAGATGGCACTCGAGCTTCCCCCCGCCAAGAGCGAATCCGATGCGCTCGAAGCGCTGCGCGCCCTGGCCGAACGCAACAGTGTTTGCCGCAACTTCATCGGCATGGGCTACCACGGCTGCATCGTGCCTGCCGTGATCCAGCGAAACATCCTGGAGAATCCTGGCTGGTACACGCAATACACGCCGTATCAATCGGAGATCTCCCAGGGAAGACTCGAGGCCTTGCTGAACTTCCAGACCCTGGTGAGCGATCTGTGCAAGCTGCCCCTGGCCAACGCGTCGCTGCTGGACGAAGCCACGGCAGCAGCTGAGGCCATGACCATGTGTCGCAACCTCGCCCGTGGCAAACAATCGGGGTTCTTCGCTAGCTCGGATTGCCATCCCCAGACCCTGGGCGTGCTTGGTACGCGCGCCGCTTCCAGCGGCGTCGGACTTCGGGTTGGAGCGATCGACGAGATCGATTTCTCGGCGCAGAAGCTATGCGGAGTGATCGTCCAATACCCCACGACGGACGGACGCGTCTTGGACTACTCGGACCTCGCCGCACGCGCCCACGACTCCGGGGCGCTCCTGGTGATGGCCGCCGACCCCCTGGCGCTCACCCTGTTGCGCGCGCCGGGCGAGATCGGCGCCGACATCGCCGTGGGCTCCACCCAGCGCCTGGGCGTGCCCATGGGCTTCGGCGGGCCGCACGCCGCCTACATTGCGGCGCGTGAAAGCTACCGGCGCCAACTACCCGGCCGGCTCGTGGGCGTGTCACGTGACGCGCTCGGCCAAACGGCGTTTCGGCTTGCTCTGCAAACACGTGAGCAGCACATCCGACGTGACAAGGCCACCAGCAACATCTGCACTGCTCAGGTCCTGTTGGCCATCATGACCTCGATGTACGCCGTGTACCACGGTCCCGAGGGCCTGCGTGCCATAGGCGAACGAGTGCATCGTCTCACACGCCTTCTTGCCGCCGGTCTTCGCAACCTCGGTCTCGACTGCGGCGCAGCGCCCTTCTTCGATACGCTCAAGATCAAGCTGACCGCCGAACAGCGCACTGCGGTGCTCGCGGCTGCCGGTGCGCGGCACATCAACCTGCGCCTCTACGAGGACTCCGCGCTCGGCGTGTCGCTGGACGAAACGCACGCCGAACAGGACATACTGGAGTTGCTGGATGTCTTCAGCCAGAGGACCGGCACAGCGGCGGATGGCAGCGGGAGCCGTTCGCGTGCGGCCGATGCCGCGCTCGAGGCCCAGGTCGAGAGGCCGGGGCCGCTCGCAGCCCTGCACGCACGCACGAGCGACTACCTGACGCACCCGACCTTCAACAGCTACCGCACCGAGCATGAGCTGCTTCGCTACATGCACCGGCTGCAGGGCGGGGATCTCTCGCTGACTACATCCATGATCCCGCTCGGCTCCTGCACCATGAAGCTGAACGCCACTGCGGAAATGCTGCCCGTGAGCTGGCCCGAATTCGCGAACATGCATCCCTTTGCTCCGGCGCAGCAGAGCCGCGGCTACGCCCGGCTGCTCGAGGATCTCGAGCGCTGGCTAACAGCCATCACAGGCATGCCGGCGGTTTCGCTGCAGCCGAACGCGGGCTCGCAGGGAGAGTACGCCGGCTTGCTGGCTATCCGCACCTACCACCTCAGCAGAGGCGAGGGGCGTCGCAACGTATGCCTGATCCCAACCTCGGCCCACGGCACCAATCCGGCCAGCGCCGTCATAGCGGGCTATCGAGTCGTGGCGGTTCAATGCGATAGCAGCGGGAACATCGATATCGACGACCTCCGGCACAAGTCGGAAGCGCACGAGCGCGATCTGGGAGCGCTCATGATCACGTACCCTTCGACCCACGGCGTGTTCGAAGAGGGCATCAAAGAGATCTGTTCGATCGTCCACGCTGCCGGCGGCCAGGTGTATTTGGACGGTGCCAACCTCAACGCGCTCGTGGGGTTATGCACCCCGGCAACCATCGGCGCGGACGTGTGCCACTTGAATCTGCACAAGACGTTTTGCATCCCTCACGGTGGCGGGGGGCCGGGCATGGGCCCCATCGCAGCCGCCTCGCACCTCTCGCGCTTCCTGCCCGGTCATCCGCTGACCCGCACGAGCGAGGCCAACGCTGTCGGTCCGGTGGCGGCGGCACCCTACGGAAGCCCCGGGATTCTACCTATTCCCTGGATGTACATCGCGATGATGGGAGCGGACGGGCTGACCAAGGCTACCCAGGTCGCGATTCTGAACGCGAACTATATGGTGCAGCGGTTGAAGAGCCATTACGACATCCTCTACGTGGGCAAGAACGGACGAGTCGCGCACGAGTTCGTGCTGGACGCGCGACCTTTCAAGGCGAGCGCGGGTATCGAGGTGGAAGACATCGCCAAGCGCCTGATCGACTTCGGCTTCCACGCCCCAACGATGTCGTGGCCGGTAGCGGGCACGCTCATGATCGAGCCCACGGAAAGCGAATCGAAGGCCGAGCTGGATCGCTTCTGCGATGCCATGATCGCCATCCGTGCAGAGATCCGCGCCATCGAGCGGGGTGAGCTGGACCGCACGAATAACCCGCTCAAGAACGCGCCTCACCCGGCGCTCGCGCTCGCAAGCGATCACTGGGACCATCCCTACAGCCGCGAGCAAGCGGCCTATCCTCTGGCTTGGCTGAAGCAACGCAAGTTCTGGCCGTCGGTGGCGCGGGTGGATAACGCATACGGCGACCGCCACCTCGCGTGCACCTGCCCGCCGGTCACGAGCGTGGCGGAAGGCGAACGCTAGCTTTGCGGTACACCCCGTTTTCGGTCAGGGCTGTCGGATGACGAGCACGCTCGAGCTGGTGACGAACGGTCCGCACGGCGCACGCTGCAGCTTGGTCATGGCGCACGGAGCGGGACAAGGCATGCACAGCGACTTCATGACATGCATGGCCGAGGGCGTGGCCGCTGCGGGCATCCGCGTGGTGCGTTTCGAGTTTCCCTACATGCGCAAAGGACGGCAGGATGGAAGGCGGCGCGCGCCCGATCGGATGCCCGTGCTCAAGGCGTGCTGGCTTGAAGCGCTCGCTGCCTTGGCGCGCCAGCCCGAGCATCACGTGTTCATCGGCGGCAAGTCCATGGGCGGGCGCGTGGCCAGCCTGATCGCCGATGAGGTACAGGCGGCCGGCCTGATATGCCTGGGCTTTCCCTTTCACGCTCCGGGACGCTCGGCAAAAGGCCGCATCGAGCATCTATACACGCTCAAGACGCGAGCCCTGATCGTTCAGGGCACACGGGACGCCTTCGGAACACCAAGCCAAGTCCGAGGCTATGAGCTGCCGGCGGCGATCAAGCTCGCGTGGATCGAGGACGGCGACCACTCGCTGAAAACGCGAGCCCGCTCGGGTCGCACCCGCGCGCAGGCGCTGCAGGAGGCCGTCGAGGCGCTGGTGGCCTTTATTCGGGGGCCTTAGCTGGACTTCGAGTTAGCCGAGCCAGCTCCATCGCGAGGGATGGGCCCGATTGTTCGTGCTTGAAGTACAAGAAGGCCCTGCGCCACGGCTGCGCCTGGATACGCTCCACCCAGGTAGCCGGCTCGGACCGGGTGTAGCCAGAGCGGCGCAGACGCAGGTAGCCCCAATCGCCGGCGTTAATGCACGACGATGGACTCGACAAGTGCCGCTGCTAGGTCGGGAGCGTAGCCGCAGAAATCGTCCGGAAAGTCGATTTGGACGTAAACCTCGCCGGTTTCCACGGCAGCCGGAGACAGCGGTTGCGCGTTTAGGTGGGCCGAGCTCAGATGCAGTCCCGAGTCGATCGTCTCGACCCCGGCGCTAAAGGGCGCGAACTCGAGTGCGAGCGAAGACCACGCCTGCCCCAGGACCCCGGTCCGCAGGCGAAACAAGGGCGCGCTGCTGTCACGGTCGCGATAAAGCGCGCGCGTGGTGACCACCAGCTGGGTAGCCTTCGGAGGCACGAGCAGCCGCGCGCTAAAACTCGCATCGTCGTCCGGCAACAGCAGCGCCCGCTTCTGATCCAGGGAAGGCGCCAGCGAGCTGTCGACGATCTCGGTCGAGCCCTCGAGCAGAGCCAATAGCGGCGGTCCAAAACCCGAAAAAGGTCCTGGCAACCTGGCCGTACCGTATCGAGGCAAGGGCTCGCGGGCCGCGTTTCCAGCCAGATCCTGCAGCTGCGGCAGTACTTCGAGCCACAGTTGCGCCCCAAACGATGGCAGGCGGCTCAAACGGAAACTGCTTGGCAGATGCGCCGGAGAAGGCTCGAGCGCGATCGGTTCGGGGCCGCCCTGCAACGTCACCGCCGTGTCAGCAGGCAACGCCTCGTCAGTGAGCAGCCGCAGCCCGTCAAAGGGATTCAGCATCCCGTCCGGCATGGACGACAACAGCTGCGGCGGAGCGACATCGAGCACACCGCGAACGCTACCGCTGAACGGGCCAACGAGCGAGTCATCGCCGTCCCCGTGGGTCAGGATGCCTTGCACTTCGCCCTCCAAGCTCGTCGCATCGGGAAACCTCAGCCAAAGCCGGGTGAAGCTCAATGCCTCCAGCTCGGAGCAGCCCCCAACGGGCCTGCTGCGTATCCACAGTGGCTTCGATACTGGCTGCGAGCGATAGCTCCAGCGCGCTTGCCGCAGGTCGTAAGCGAAAACGGCCTGCGACGCCTCGCCATAAGCGCTCAGCGCAACCAGCAGCTGGCGCGGGTCGCGAGCCGGCTCCACGGTCCATGTCATCGAGAGCTCCGCCGCTGGCTGAGAGGGAAGGGGGTCGGTCCGCAGCGTGACCGTGTAGGAGACGCGCTCGGCGGGCAAGCCGGGCACAGCCGTGGTGCCGACAGGCATGGGTCGCGACGGTCCAGGCAGGGCATCGCCCGGCGGCTGGTGGCCTGCCGCGCCGGCCATCCCCGGCGCGTCGTGCGAAAGGAAGCAGCCCGGAACGAACAAACACATCAGCGATAGGGCAACGGCGATTCCAATCCGCTTCCGTCGGGGACTGCCTTGCACGTCTTCGCCCATCGCGAAACCCACGCCTCAGCCGCACGACCGGCGAGCGCGCTCAGCCCCAACCCAGCCTATCCGAAGCTCCTAGCTCAGGCAACGAGCTCGCGGGCTGCTCGCGGGCTTGATCGCCGCCCGCACATCGCACGCGTCGGCCGATCCGAGCGGCATGGATCTCAGGGCGTGGTTACGTTCGCCGAGCGCTCGGCCGGTCCTTCTGGATCCAGCGCGCGCAGCACAGCCCCCTGGGCGACCGCGTGCCGCACGAGCGCCTGAGCATGGCTGCGAGCCGCATCCCCCATGAACTCCAGACCAAGCTCTCCCCTGAGCAGTTCGTGGTGCCTCACTCTTGCGTTGAGCTCTGGACGGCCAGGGCAACCCTCGAAGACCACGACTACCTGGTCCATGCGCTGCAAGGCCAGCGCTGACTGCAGCCGTACCCCGCCGGCGGAGATATCGACGACCCGCGCGGGCGACACATCGAAACCCCGGCGGATCAACGCCCCCCATTTGACCAGGTAGCGATCGTGCTGGCGGGTGTAGGTTGGTGTGGGATCTGGAATCTCTGGCGGCACGCGTTTGCTGCCGGCTTGCCCTTTCACCTTGGCATCATCGGCTGCAGACTAAGGTTCTGAAGGCACCCCTATTGCGCGTAGGCTTGGTGCCGAAACTGCTGCGCCTGCTCGCTGATCCAAAACCGCATCAGGTCGGCCAGGGTCTCGGAGCTACGCACCAATGCCGGTCCCGCGGTCTGCCCGTCGTTACCTTCGGCGAACGCCTGTGCAGCCACGCTTTCCCTGAGGTCGTCTGCGACGAGCAACGCTGCCCGGGTGGCGGCGAGCCGTGTGGCTCGCGTCCAGGCCTCCAGATCGAGCTCGGGGGCCTGCACGTAGGCGCTGGCCAGGGGCTCCGCCGCCTTGCGGCCGCGCCGCCCGAGCGCCTTGCTCAAGCTCTTGCCCAGGTTCGAGAGTCCTTGCTCGTCCAGCACGCCGGCGCCGAACGCTGCACTGGCAAGCCGGGCCGCCGCTCCGAGCAGCAGCTTGATCTCCTCCGGGCCGAGCGCGTTCAGCGGGTGTAGACCCCGCGCGATGGGAGCGATGTGCTGTGCCAGCAAGAACGCCTGTCCAGCCGGTGAGCGGTCAGTTACAGCCTTCGGCAGCACGATCGCGGGACGGCTATCGAACTGAACGACACCGTGCGGTGGCACCGCTGCAGCCAAGTACACATCTACCGGCCCCGCTCCTAGGATCGAGGCGACCTGGTCGGCAAGCGCGCGCAGCGGGTGGCCGGAACGTGGTGGCAGCTTGGTCGTCTGGAAGGCGTCGAAGTTCGGCGGAAACACCTTGCCCAGAGCCGGAGCGATCGCCGCCAACAGGTGCTCCGCAGCTTGGGCTCGAGGCACTGCAGGTGCAAGCTCCGCAACGCGATTCGGGCCCAAAGATCCCGGCAAGGCGCGGGCAGGACGTGGAGGTATCCGGGCAAGATGAGCCTGATCCGCCTGAGTCGCAGCCCCAAGCACTGCGAGGGGCCAAACAGACGCGACCGCATCGCGGTTGTGGCCCCAGAGCCGATAGGTCTGAACCAAACAACGCCACGCCTCGGCGTTGCCTGCGTCTCTTCGCAACAGCTCCTGCAGCTGGCCCACCGATTCCTCGAATTGACCGGCCGTGCTGAGTCGACCGGCAAGCTCCATGCGCAGCTCCGGGTCGTCCGGCTGTTGCACGACCGCTGCTCTCAGCGTCTCGAAGCCCTGCTTCGGTCGCCTCAACTCATCGAACTCCACGCTGGCAAGCTCTCGCAAAAGCGCACCCTTGCGGCCCTTGGTCTTCGGGATCAGCCGCCTGAGGGCGTCATCGTAGCCTGCCCAGTCCCCGCTTTCCCGAAGCAGCTCCTTGATGGGGAGCGCGACCGACGGATCGTCCTCGAGCAACGCGACCGCTCGCTCCATCGCGCGCGTGCCCTGCTCTGTGTCGCCGCGCTGGCGTTCGAGGGCGCTCAGCTGCACCAGTGCACTCGCGCGTTCGGCCGGCGTCTGAGCACACTCGGCAAGCCGCCTGGACAGGTCTGCCGCCTCGTCCCAGCGGCCACTGTAGGAGCACAGCAGCATGAGGCTTCCCAGCGCCTCGGGGTCGCGCTCATCGAGCTCCAGCACCTGCCTGTAGCTGTTTTCCGCACGGATGGGATCGTCGAGCTCCTCTTGGTACAGTCTCGCAAGCCGCAGATGAACATCCTTGAGCCGCTGCGGGTCATCTGCCAGCGTGCGGGTCGCTTCGCGAAGCGCCAGCGCGGCGTCGGCGTAGCGCTCGTCCACCAAGAACAGGTCAACGAGATGCAGCGCTGTTTCGGTGTCCTGCGGCGCTGCGGCTAGACCGCGCCTGACCGACTCGATCGCCTCCGGCAGCAACCCGAGCTGCTCCGCCTGGACCCGGGCTATCGTACGCCAAAGCCTGGTCTGCGTTTCCGGCGTGCTGGGCGTGCTTGCCGCTTTCGAAAGCAGATCGATCAAGAGCCCAAACTCGTTGACCGATCCTAGAGCTCCGACCAAACGCTCGGCGGCCTCCTCGTTTTGCACGTTCAACTCGAGTACGCGTTGAAAGTCTTGAGCGGCACCGGCAGGGTCGTTCAGGCGGTTCTGTCGGACGCTGCCACTGCGAAGCAGAGCCGCGCTCGCGGCCTCCGGGTCCTTCAACATCGCGGCCTGTCGCTGGGCAGCCTCGACCACCACCAAAGGTGCATCCAGTAGCTCGGCGACCCGCCTCAAGCCGTGAATGGCGGCGAGGTTGTCCACGTCCTGCTCGGCGACGCTGCGATAGGCTTCGAGCGCTGAGGGCTCGCCTGCGACCTCGAGGCTTTCCGCCAGACGGGTCAGGTACGTGCTGCGCAGAGCCTCGTCGTCGCACTGATCCAGCAGCTGGGCATCAACGGCATACAATGTCTGAATATCACGGCTCTGGATCGCCAGTGCCTCGAGCGTCAGCAGAGCATCGAAATCGTCCGGGGCGTCACGCAGGATTTGTTGGTAGTCGGCCTGCGCTGCGGCCACATCCCCTGCTTGCTCGGACGCCAAGCGGGCGAGCTCGCGCAACGAGGCGCAGCGCGCTGCCGGCGTGACGAGCTGCCGGTGCAGGCTCTTGTAGACAGCGACGAGGGGAGCCCGCAGTCCGGCGCGGTGATAGAGAGTCTCAAGCACCACCAGTGCATGGAGCTGATCAGGCTGGTGTTCGAGCACGGCCTCGAAGCAACGGATCGCGGCCGCCATGTCGTCCAGCTTGTCCATCCACAGCCGGCCCTCTTGCGCCAGGCGAGCGATCTTGCGCGAGGGATCCGCTGCGTGACCCGCCAGCTGCCTGACATCGTCCGCGAGCGCACGCCAATTCTTCGCCCTCGTGTGCAGGCGCTCCAAGGCGTCAAGTGAGGGCCGGTAGCCCGCCACTGCATCGGTGCTCTTACGATACGCTTCAACGGCCTGCGCTTGATCGCCGAGGTGCTCTTCATGAATCTCGGCGATGTCGAACCACGCCAGGGCTCGGCTGCGCGGATCCGAAAGCGTCTTCACTTGCCGCTCCAGGATGGCGACAAGCTCGCTCCACTCGCATCGGTCACGAAGTATCCTGGCGAGGCCGGTCAGTGCGTCGCCGTTGTCCGGATCGCGCTCCAGCAAACGCTGGTAGCAGGCGAGCGCGTCGTCCGTGCTGGTGTGCTTGCGAGCTGTTTCCGCCATGCACAGCAATAGCCCCTTTGTCTCGTCCTCATCGGTGCAAGCGATCCTGCGCTCCCAAATAGCGAGCAGCTGCGGCCAGTTGTCTTCCCGCTCGTACAGCCGCGCCAGCGCTCGCAAGGTCGGTTCGTGCTCGGGGTCGAGCTCGATCACCCGCAACAGAC
This is a stretch of genomic DNA from Pseudomonadota bacterium. It encodes these proteins:
- the gcvP gene encoding aminomethyl-transferring glycine dehydrogenase; this encodes MNPAPPSPGTAGHGRFVDRHLGSTPAEIEQLLAAVECPSLDDLVHSTLPEALLGQMALELPPAKSESDALEALRALAERNSVCRNFIGMGYHGCIVPAVIQRNILENPGWYTQYTPYQSEISQGRLEALLNFQTLVSDLCKLPLANASLLDEATAAAEAMTMCRNLARGKQSGFFASSDCHPQTLGVLGTRAASSGVGLRVGAIDEIDFSAQKLCGVIVQYPTTDGRVLDYSDLAARAHDSGALLVMAADPLALTLLRAPGEIGADIAVGSTQRLGVPMGFGGPHAAYIAARESYRRQLPGRLVGVSRDALGQTAFRLALQTREQHIRRDKATSNICTAQVLLAIMTSMYAVYHGPEGLRAIGERVHRLTRLLAAGLRNLGLDCGAAPFFDTLKIKLTAEQRTAVLAAAGARHINLRLYEDSALGVSLDETHAEQDILELLDVFSQRTGTAADGSGSRSRAADAALEAQVERPGPLAALHARTSDYLTHPTFNSYRTEHELLRYMHRLQGGDLSLTTSMIPLGSCTMKLNATAEMLPVSWPEFANMHPFAPAQQSRGYARLLEDLERWLTAITGMPAVSLQPNAGSQGEYAGLLAIRTYHLSRGEGRRNVCLIPTSAHGTNPASAVIAGYRVVAVQCDSSGNIDIDDLRHKSEAHERDLGALMITYPSTHGVFEEGIKEICSIVHAAGGQVYLDGANLNALVGLCTPATIGADVCHLNLHKTFCIPHGGGGPGMGPIAAASHLSRFLPGHPLTRTSEANAVGPVAAAPYGSPGILPIPWMYIAMMGADGLTKATQVAILNANYMVQRLKSHYDILYVGKNGRVAHEFVLDARPFKASAGIEVEDIAKRLIDFGFHAPTMSWPVAGTLMIEPTESESKAELDRFCDAMIAIRAEIRAIERGELDRTNNPLKNAPHPALALASDHWDHPYSREQAAYPLAWLKQRKFWPSVARVDNAYGDRHLACTCPPVTSVAEGER
- a CDS encoding alpha/beta fold hydrolase; protein product: MTSTLELVTNGPHGARCSLVMAHGAGQGMHSDFMTCMAEGVAAAGIRVVRFEFPYMRKGRQDGRRRAPDRMPVLKACWLEALAALARQPEHHVFIGGKSMGGRVASLIADEVQAAGLICLGFPFHAPGRSAKGRIEHLYTLKTRALIVQGTRDAFGTPSQVRGYELPAAIKLAWIEDGDHSLKTRARSGRTRAQALQEAVEALVAFIRGP
- a CDS encoding PilZ domain-containing protein, with the translated sequence MKGQAGSKRVPPEIPDPTPTYTRQHDRYLVKWGALIRRGFDVSPARVVDISAGGVRLQSALALQRMDQVVVVFEGCPGRPELNARVRHHELLRGELGLEFMGDAARSHAQALVRHAVAQGAVLRALDPEGPAERSANVTTP
- a CDS encoding tetratricopeptide repeat protein; its protein translation is MTNAIDSEGKPNQQPDRTTDTPDERPGAAEAPGTASSPVEDGAPGDTMSGSALEIEDLADELVEEVDSALDEVSAAVGSAPPAPGSLPPPLPPGSLPPPAGSLPPPPPAGSLPPPLPPGSLPPPPPPSSLPPRPAPSSRVAPAPVPAEQSRNTVAEGGTRRSDPAPASARQPDETEPSLAAADPARPPAPLGSASPGHGTEEASTGEAPEGRLEASPPDADAAQRPNVLGNITEAAIAEYVQEASGLIASWQTELAGEADSRRAARLHYELGRLLEHPLQDFNAAAEHYQEALLAMPSHLPSLRGARRALLSSGNLEAAVALFDTEIRAVSDPRQEAVLYYQKGRLLEDQLGRLQEAEQAYRSARQLDGDNPTLLKAIEQIELKGQAWDSLANTYEHLARAVGADSQYRSALTIERAHLIGNHQSNTQQVVELLETSIELEQDSTSALTALKQLHQEHDNWRELIPVLEQEIARSTDPVLRTVHRYRLARMYADRLGRRVEALSTLEAALADTPDEQLILRELAQQYEKQGAHANLTDALARWANTTSDPQERMRLFDRLGRISEEELGDSEGAASYYQAALEIDPRYLPSRQALERLHERRGNWQALLAMRLAAAEAHADPSARSQVLTEVAELYETRLGQPDKAAECHERALTLRPTQVASLRALERLHWNARRFGDLAELYVRLVEQETDEQAKAALLLSLGSLQQNVLTDPGSAADTYERALALPPTPLAALHGLQRAHAAAGRYAQLIAAIDRQIELITDQATRAELMHEAAMLLDTRLADREAATERLLRVIELDPEHEPTLRALARLYEREDNWPQLLAIWERRIACTDEDETKGLLLCMAETARKHTSTDDALACYQRLLERDPDNGDALTGLARILRDRCEWSELVAILERQVKTLSDPRSRALAWFDIAEIHEEHLGDQAQAVEAYRKSTDAVAGYRPSLDALERLHTRAKNWRALADDVRQLAGHAADPSRKIARLAQEGRLWMDKLDDMAAAIRCFEAVLEHQPDQLHALVVLETLYHRAGLRAPLVAVYKSLHRQLVTPAARCASLRELARLASEQAGDVAAAQADYQQILRDAPDDFDALLTLEALAIQSRDIQTLYAVDAQLLDQCDDEALRSTYLTRLAESLEVAGEPSALEAYRSVAEQDVDNLAAIHGLRRVAELLDAPLVVVEAAQRQAAMLKDPEAASAALLRSGSVRQNRLNDPAGAAQDFQRVLELNVQNEEAAERLVGALGSVNEFGLLIDLLSKAASTPSTPETQTRLWRTIARVQAEQLGLLPEAIESVRRGLAAAPQDTETALHLVDLFLVDERYADAALALREATRTLADDPQRLKDVHLRLARLYQEELDDPIRAENSYRQVLELDERDPEALGSLMLLCSYSGRWDEAADLSRRLAECAQTPAERASALVQLSALERQRGDTEQGTRAMERAVALLEDDPSVALPIKELLRESGDWAGYDDALRRLIPKTKGRKGALLRELASVEFDELRRPKQGFETLRAAVVQQPDDPELRMELAGRLSTAGQFEESVGQLQELLRRDAGNAEAWRCLVQTYRLWGHNRDAVASVWPLAVLGAATQADQAHLARIPPRPARALPGSLGPNRVAELAPAVPRAQAAEHLLAAIAPALGKVFPPNFDAFQTTKLPPRSGHPLRALADQVASILGAGPVDVYLAAAVPPHGVVQFDSRPAIVLPKAVTDRSPAGQAFLLAQHIAPIARGLHPLNALGPEEIKLLLGAAARLASAAFGAGVLDEQGLSNLGKSLSKALGRRGRKAAEPLASAYVQAPELDLEAWTRATRLAATRAALLVADDLRESVAAQAFAEGNDGQTAGPALVRSSETLADLMRFWISEQAQQFRHQAYAQ